TTTGCGTACAACGTTGTGGGGATTCCGCTCGCGGCGTTTGGCATGCTCAGTCCGGTGATTGCCGGGGCGGCCATGGCGCTCAGTAGCGTCAGCGTCGTCAGTAATGCACTGTTGCTGCGCCGCTGGCGTCCTGCCGATCAGGAGACGACCTCCGCGTCGACAGGCAGCGCCGGAAAGTCGGATGCCGCTGGCGAGGCCCGCCGGGCGGGTGTTTGAGAAGGTTCCCACGGGCATAAGGTGATCGGCGCATAATGAATCGATCAGGGGCGACGTACTGGAAGCAACCTTCCGATGCGTCGCCCGGATTTCCACCTGACTTGAAATTCGCCGAAAGCGACATCATCTAGGTGATATCGTCTGTCTTCCGGCACGGAGTCAATGCTGCTGCCTATGAATAGTCTGCATATTGCGAGTTACAACATCCACAAGGGCTTTTCCGCGTTCAACCGCTTGCGCGTTCACGAACTGCGTGCGGGGCTGGAGGGGCTCGCACCGGATCTCGTCTTCCTGCAGGAAGTGCAGGGCATGCATCAACGCCACGCGGTGCGTCACACTAACTGGCCGGTACAACCGCAGCACGAGTTTCTGGCGGGCGCGATGTGGCGCGATCATGCTTACGGACGCAATGTTGTCTATGAGCACGGGCACCACGGCAATGCGATTTTGAGTCGTTATCCGATCGTCAAATCGGACAATCACGACATCACGACCTATAGTTTCGAGAAGCGCGGCATGCTTCATTGCGAAATCGCCGTGCCGGGGCTGACCCAGCCGCTGCATTGTCTCTGCGTACATTTGTCGCTCGCAGGGCAGGGACGCCGGCGTCAGTTCGAAATGTTGACGGAGCGGGTGGCCGATGCCATTCCTGCGGATGCGCCGCTGATCATCGCGGGCGATTTCAACGACTGGAGCAATCAGGCAGACCGTTTGCTGGCCGAGAAGCTGGCGTTGACGGAGGTGTTTCAGAACAGTGCCGGACGTCCGGCACGCAGTTTTCCGAGTGGATTGCCGCTGTTGCGACTTGACCGCATCTACGCACGCGGCTTTCATATCGAAGGGGCGCAAGTCTTGCATGGGCGCCCCTGGTCGCGGATTTCCGATCATGCGCCGATCAGTGCCCGACTCGTGCCGTCGGATACCGAGAAGGACATGAACGGTTCCTCTCTCCCGTCGTTCAACCCTCGTTCCCCCCAGTGAGGTAGCCATGAACATCGGACAAGCGGCGCAGGCCAGCGGCGTGACGGCCAAGATGATCCGGTACTACGAGAGTATCGGCCTGATGCCTCCGAGCCCTCGCTCCGAGGCAGGTTATCGACGATATGGCGAGCAGGATCTTCATCTGCTTCGGTTCATTCGTCAGGCGCGTCGGCTCGGTTTCGGCATCGACCAGATTCGCCAGTTGCTGGCGCTCTGGCAGGATCGGGGGCGCTCCAGTGCGCAGGTGAAGGCGCTCGCGCAGTCCCATGTGGACGAACTTAATCAGCGTATCGGCGAACTGGTCGCCATGCGCGACTCGCTCTCGCATCTTGCGATGCATTGCCACGGCGATGACCGCCCGGACTGCCCGATTCTGGAAGGACTAGCGTCGGCGGATCTGCCGGGCGATCTGACAGCAAAGAGCGATTGCGCGACGAATGCAACGACCACGTGCGGCACTGCGACACAATCAGGTGCCGTACCGACGACTTCGGCCGCGGGGGCCCCCACCGGCGGGGCGGTAGGCGACGGTGACGCTCAGGTCGCACGCCACGTGCCGTAAGGACGCGGAGGTCGCAGCAGTCATGTGACGGTACGGATTCGTCACATGAAAGACTCCATTTTTAAGGATGATGCGCCGCAACAGCGGCGCTTTTTTTGTTCCTCGAATTTTGACTGTGCAGTGCGACGGCATGCCGCAGTGGGCTGTTTGGGTGCTGTTGTTTTTATGTATGTTGTTGATTTTTATGTAAATTATTTGGAATTGACTCCATTCGAAGTGACGCTCTAGCAGAATTTGTTGGTTTTTCCCATATAGGGGCTAACCCTTAACGGGAAAACCCTATATAATGCGAAGCACTGCTGCGATGCAGCACACTAATGAATTGGAGAAACGTCATGTTTGCCGCCCTGTTTGAAGTCGTGAACACTTGGTTCGAAACTGCTGAGCGCCGTCGTCGTGAAGCATTCCTGGCTGAGTCGAAGGACATCATTGAGCTGGAACAACGTATCCGCGCGCTCGAAACCGCCGGTTACTAAGCAAGTCAGAAGTCCTTCCGGACGAGCGGTCGCTGCTGGCGCAACCAGGCAAGTCGATCGTCTTATCGGGCGATTCCCGTCATCGTTGTGATGATGTGCGACGGCGCCCAACCGTGAGTTCGGATGCCATTCCCGCTGTTCCGGGATTGGCCACACAAGCCCGCCATTTTGGCGGGCTTTGTCGTTTACGGCGTCGCCGTCGCGTCGTCGCAAGTCTCTTGCTGGCGGCCGTCCTCCTTCCTTCATCTCCTCCCCTCTCGAAACTGACAGGTTTATCTCAACGGTTCAGTGAGTGGATCCGCACCGCTGCGCGCAAATGTCAGCCGCATCCATATGAGTGCTTGATTCGCAACCCATTTGCTCCCGATTTGTTGCGCAACCAGCAGGCCGCCTGACACGTTGTCTTTAGTAATGATATTGATAATCATTTCTATTATTATTAAACTTTCACCGAATTGAGATGCCGCGTCGTGCCCCGGCGAGGCTCTCGAGGGTGCCATTGTCGTACGCAGTTTTCCTCTCTTGTGGAAAGGGATTCGCCGTCGACCGGCAAGTCTCTTCTCAGCCCGGGCATCTGTCCGTTGCCAGGGCGCACTCCAACAAGTTGTTCCTCATGTCGCTCGCTTCCCGTTCTTCCCGTTTTGCCCGAGTCTCTCGCGCTGGCATCGTCGCGCCCAGCGCAAGTCCATGGCCTTCGCTGTGCCCGATTGTCGTCGCGTCGGCGCTGAGCTTCGGCACGGTCGTTTTCGGTGGCAACGCCATGGCGCAGTCCGCTCAGTCAGGCGATGCTGCAGGGGCAGCACAGGCTGGCGCGCAGAGTCCCGTCGCATTGCCGACGGTGACCGTGCAGGGGGATCGGGAGCAGTCGCCGAACGACACGCAGCCAGCGTACGTGGGCGGACAGGTGGCACGCGGTATGAGCTTCGGTGTGCTCGGTAATCAGAGCACGCTCGATGTGCCGTTCAGCATGAGTGCATACACGTCGAAGATGATCGAAGATCAGCAAGCGCGCACGCTTGCCGACGTGCTCGATAACGACCCGTCAGTGCGTATGTCGCGCGGTTTCGGCAACTTCGCACAGACGTTCGTGATTCGCGGCTTCACTTTGGCGGGCGACGATATTTCGCTCAACGGACTCTATGGCATCACACCGCGTCAACTGGTTTCGACCGAAGCGCTCGAACGTGTCGAGCTGTTCAAGGGGGCGAACGCGTTTCTAAAAGGGGCATCGCCGGGCGGTTCGTCCATCGGTGGCGGTGTGAATCTGCAACTGAAGCGGGCAGACGACACCCCGCTTAACCGTGTGACCATCGACGGCAGCGGCTCAGGCGAATTCGGGACGCACATCGACGTCGGCCGCCGTTTCGGTAGTGAGGGTCAGTTTGGCATTCGTGTGAATCAGGCGATTCGTGACGGTGAGACCGCCGTTGACCGGGAGCATTCGAACTCGCGGACGACATCGGTTGCGCTTGACTGGCGCGGCGACAAGTTGCGTCTGTCGGCGGACTTCCTCTATCAGAAGCTGCACATCGGTTCGGGGCGGGCGCTGTACAACTTCTCGGGAAACGTGCTGCCGCAACCGCCGGCTGCGACGTCGAACTACGCGCAGTCGTGGAGCTACTCCACGCTGGAAGATAGCGTCGGTATTCTGCGTGCCGAGTACGATTTCCTGCCGCACTGGACGGCCTACGTCACGGGTGGCATCCGTCATACGAACGAGAACGGGGAGTATTCGAATCCGACGTGGAAGGGCGCGTCGAGCCCTGTGACGGCGACGCGTCTGAATGCACCGCACCAGGAAGATGCGCTCTCTGGTGAAGTGGGCGTGCGCGGTCGCTTTACGACGGGGCCGGTGTCACATTTCTTCACGGCAGGGGCTTCCGGAACGCGTCTGGACTCGCAGTCTGCGTTCACGTTCGCCTCCGCGTTCAATACGAGCTTCGTCAATCCGCCACAGGTGGCTTATCCGACGACGTCGTCGCAAGGTGGCAACCTGAACGACCCGCAAACGACGGCACTCACGTTGCTGCGTAGCGTCTCTGCGTCGGACACGCTGGGTTTCTTCAACGACCGCATTTTGGCCACCGTCGGTGTGCGTCATCAATCGATCGGTGTGAACAATTACGGTTACACCGGCGTGCAATCGCTGGCTTACAACGACGCCATCACCACGCCGTTGTTCGGCATCGTCGTCAAGCCGTGGCAGAACGTGTCGTTGTTCGCGAACCGTAGCGAAGGTCTCGCCGCAGGGACGACGGCACCACAGGGGACCGTGAACTACGGTCAGTCGTTGCCGCCGTATCGTTCAAAGCAGATCGAATTCGGGGCGAAGTACGACACGGCGCGTTTCGGTGCGTCGATTGCGTTCTACCAGATCGAAAAACCTTCGGCTTATACGAATGCATCAAACGTCTATGTGGCAGACGGGCTTGAGCGCCACCGCGGCGTCGAAGCGTCGGTGTATGGCAGCCCGGTCAAGAATGTGCGTGTGATTGCCGGGGTGTCGTACATCAACGGCACGTTGCTCAATCAATCGAGCGCGGCGACGAACGGCAATCGTCCGGTCGGCGTGCCGACGTTCCAGTACAACCTCGGTGCGGAGTACGACATTCCCTGGGTACAGGGCCTGACGTTGAACGCGCGCTGGATTCACACGGGCCGTGAGTACGCGAATATTGCGAACACGGCGTCGATTCCGGCATGGGATCGTTTCGACGTGGGCGCGCGCTATGCCACGCAGATTTACGGCAAGTCGACGACGTTCCGTCTGAGCGTGCTCAACGTGACGAACAAGGCGTACTGGTCGAGCGTGTCGTCGAGCAACTATCTGACGCTGGGTGCACCGCGTACATTCCTGCTGTCCATGACGACGGACTTCTAAGCCGTCGCGGTCCTGGCAACCTCAACTGCCTCGCTGACGACGGAAAACGCAGCTTGCAGTCGCGCCCCGGTGCTGTTCGTAGCCCGGGGCGGTTTTTCGTCCGCTTTTCGGACGGATCATTTCTCGATGCTGAACTCGGTCGCAATCGCCGCGCCGTTGGCCAGAGAGGTGACGACGTAGTATTTGTCACCGACCTTGAACATGAAGCGGCACCAGTTTTCGGTGAGCGCCCGCCATTCCAGATTCACGCAATACGAGCCGTTGTCGTTGACCGACCAGGTGCCAGTGGCATGCGCGACCTGCACACTGCGTCCACCCGATCCGATGTTGCCCTTGTTATCGCTCGTCGCGTTGAGCGATCCGCCGGACTCGTTGACCCACTTGCGTGTGCTGCCGTTCTGAACGACGTTAGTGATGTGAGCGCCGGGCATTAGCGAACGCAAGTCGTCGACGCTGAGTTGCTGGCCGTTGGCGTCTTTGATGTCGGATAGATGCATCGGATCGGCGGCGGCGAGCGCAGGCAACCAGAGAGCAGCGACCGTGGCGAGGACGGTGATGCGAGGGGGCTGAGGGAAAGAAGAAGCGAAGCGGTGAACCATGATGACTCCCGGACGAGGCTTGCCGACACATACGCAAGCCGACGAGGCGCACACCTGACGGGCGCATCGTCTGACACTGTTGTCCCCGCACTGCGGCGGGGTGTCGCTATCGGTCCGGGCGATGAGCGGTCGGGAAGGCCGACCGCTCATGCGTTACCACTATAGGTGACAGTGCGAGGTCTGCCCAGTTTCCCGGTCAGT
This window of the Pandoraea sputorum genome carries:
- a CDS encoding TonB-dependent receptor — protein: MSLASRSSRFARVSRAGIVAPSASPWPSLCPIVVASALSFGTVVFGGNAMAQSAQSGDAAGAAQAGAQSPVALPTVTVQGDREQSPNDTQPAYVGGQVARGMSFGVLGNQSTLDVPFSMSAYTSKMIEDQQARTLADVLDNDPSVRMSRGFGNFAQTFVIRGFTLAGDDISLNGLYGITPRQLVSTEALERVELFKGANAFLKGASPGGSSIGGGVNLQLKRADDTPLNRVTIDGSGSGEFGTHIDVGRRFGSEGQFGIRVNQAIRDGETAVDREHSNSRTTSVALDWRGDKLRLSADFLYQKLHIGSGRALYNFSGNVLPQPPAATSNYAQSWSYSTLEDSVGILRAEYDFLPHWTAYVTGGIRHTNENGEYSNPTWKGASSPVTATRLNAPHQEDALSGEVGVRGRFTTGPVSHFFTAGASGTRLDSQSAFTFASAFNTSFVNPPQVAYPTTSSQGGNLNDPQTTALTLLRSVSASDTLGFFNDRILATVGVRHQSIGVNNYGYTGVQSLAYNDAITTPLFGIVVKPWQNVSLFANRSEGLAAGTTAPQGTVNYGQSLPPYRSKQIEFGAKYDTARFGASIAFYQIEKPSAYTNASNVYVADGLERHRGVEASVYGSPVKNVRVIAGVSYINGTLLNQSSAATNGNRPVGVPTFQYNLGAEYDIPWVQGLTLNARWIHTGREYANIANTASIPAWDRFDVGARYATQIYGKSTTFRLSVLNVTNKAYWSSVSSSNYLTLGAPRTFLLSMTTDF
- a CDS encoding DUF995 domain-containing protein, which encodes MVHRFASSFPQPPRITVLATVAALWLPALAAADPMHLSDIKDANGQQLSVDDLRSLMPGAHITNVVQNGSTRKWVNESGGSLNATSDNKGNIGSGGRSVQVAHATGTWSVNDNGSYCVNLEWRALTENWCRFMFKVGDKYYVVTSLANGAAIATEFSIEK
- a CDS encoding DUF3563 family protein, which translates into the protein MFAALFEVVNTWFETAERRRREAFLAESKDIIELEQRIRALETAGY
- a CDS encoding endonuclease/exonuclease/phosphatase family protein, which produces MNSLHIASYNIHKGFSAFNRLRVHELRAGLEGLAPDLVFLQEVQGMHQRHAVRHTNWPVQPQHEFLAGAMWRDHAYGRNVVYEHGHHGNAILSRYPIVKSDNHDITTYSFEKRGMLHCEIAVPGLTQPLHCLCVHLSLAGQGRRRQFEMLTERVADAIPADAPLIIAGDFNDWSNQADRLLAEKLALTEVFQNSAGRPARSFPSGLPLLRLDRIYARGFHIEGAQVLHGRPWSRISDHAPISARLVPSDTEKDMNGSSLPSFNPRSPQ